A single region of the Streptomyces sp. NBC_00236 genome encodes:
- a CDS encoding DUF5063 domain-containing protein — protein sequence MSDATLNTVTQDPDDFAVQIADQIKTFIVAVTEVSHVEEPEEAVPVLLLQVSQLLLAGGRLGAYEDILPDERYEPDLGAEPDADGLRERFATLLEPIDVYSEVFDPYEPRKAPVPARISDDLADLVTDLRHGLAHYEEDRTTEALWWWQFSYFSNWGSTASAALRALQSLIAHIRLNQPLQELDGLDTDQDAGDDDLAEEAGRVMVEEIAGPLGLRPVK from the coding sequence ATGTCTGACGCCACGCTGAACACTGTCACTCAGGACCCGGACGACTTCGCCGTCCAGATCGCCGACCAGATCAAGACGTTCATCGTCGCGGTCACCGAGGTGTCCCACGTCGAGGAGCCGGAGGAAGCCGTTCCGGTGCTGCTCCTCCAGGTCTCCCAGCTTCTCCTGGCGGGCGGCCGGCTGGGCGCGTACGAGGACATCCTTCCCGACGAGCGCTACGAGCCGGACCTGGGCGCCGAGCCGGACGCGGACGGGCTGCGCGAGCGGTTCGCGACCCTGCTGGAGCCGATCGACGTCTACTCCGAGGTCTTCGACCCGTACGAGCCCCGCAAGGCCCCGGTCCCGGCGCGCATCTCGGACGACCTGGCCGACCTGGTCACGGACCTGCGCCACGGCCTGGCCCACTACGAGGAGGACCGCACCACCGAGGCCCTGTGGTGGTGGCAGTTCTCGTACTTCTCCAACTGGGGCTCCACCGCCTCCGCCGCCCTGCGCGCGCTCCAGTCGCTGATCGCGCACATCCGGCTGAACCAGCCCCTCCAGGAGCTCGACGGCCTGGACACCGACCAGGACGCCGGCGACGACGACCTGGCCGAGGAGGCGGGCCGCGTCATGGTCGAGGAGATTGCGGGCCCGCTGGGGCTGCGCCCGGTCAAGTAG
- the recR gene encoding recombination mediator RecR, with the protein MYEGVVQDLIDELGRLPGVGPKSAQRIAFHILQAEPTDVRRLAHALLEVKDKVRFCAVCGNVAQQEECGICRDPRRDRTVICVVEEPKDVVAIERTREFRGRYHVLGGAISPIEGVGPDDLRIRELLARLADGSITELILATDPNLEGEATATYLARMVKPMGLRVTRLASGLPVGGDLEYADEVTLGRAFEGRRLLDV; encoded by the coding sequence TTGTACGAAGGCGTGGTTCAGGACCTCATCGACGAGTTGGGCAGGCTGCCCGGCGTCGGTCCCAAGAGCGCGCAGCGGATCGCCTTCCACATCCTGCAGGCCGAGCCCACGGACGTGCGCCGTCTCGCCCATGCCCTCCTGGAGGTCAAGGACAAGGTCCGCTTCTGCGCCGTCTGCGGCAACGTGGCCCAGCAGGAGGAGTGCGGCATCTGCCGCGACCCGCGCCGCGACCGGACGGTCATCTGCGTGGTCGAGGAGCCGAAGGACGTCGTGGCGATCGAGCGGACCCGTGAGTTCCGGGGCCGCTACCACGTGCTGGGCGGGGCGATCAGCCCCATCGAGGGCGTCGGCCCGGACGATCTGCGCATCCGCGAACTGCTGGCCCGCCTCGCCGACGGCTCCATCACCGAGCTGATCCTGGCGACCGATCCCAATCTGGAGGGCGAGGCCACCGCGACGTACCTGGCGCGGATGGTCAAACCGATGGGCCTGCGCGTCACCCGGCTGGCCAGCGGCCTGCCGGTGGGCGGCGACCTGGAGTACGCGGACGAGGTCACCCTCGGCCGCGCCTTCGAGGGGAGGCGCCTGCTCGATGTCTGA
- a CDS encoding YbaB/EbfC family nucleoid-associated protein, whose amino-acid sequence MIPGGGQPNMQQLLQQAQKMQQDLAQAQEELARTEVDGQAGGGLVKATVNGSGELRGLVIDPKAVDPEDTETLADLVVAAVQAANENAQQLQQQKLGPLTQGLGGMPGLPF is encoded by the coding sequence GTGATTCCCGGTGGTGGTCAGCCCAACATGCAGCAGCTGCTTCAGCAGGCCCAGAAGATGCAGCAGGACCTCGCCCAGGCCCAGGAGGAGCTGGCCAGGACCGAGGTCGACGGCCAGGCGGGCGGTGGCCTGGTGAAGGCGACGGTCAACGGCTCCGGCGAGCTGCGCGGCCTGGTGATCGACCCGAAGGCGGTGGATCCGGAGGACACCGAGACACTCGCGGACCTCGTCGTGGCGGCGGTCCAGGCGGCGAACGAGAACGCCCAGCAGCTCCAGCAGCAGAAGCTGGGCCCGCTCACCCAGGGCCTGGGCGGCATGCCCGGCCTCCCCTTCTGA
- a CDS encoding SLATT domain-containing protein, translating into MQPEGPPRNESGVPGPATPSGAGSGARNRETQGRDLTGTPFPLGDWGEPAQRLDELYRWVEADALRTADWYLGDRVWKRRGARALRLGTAAGVVAGAALPLLDLTGALHGAAGWGYLSLLLGAACMACDRYFGLTSGWIRNLATAQAVQRRLQVLQFDWASECVREVLGPAEGTASEAAERCLGVLRRFSEDITELVRSETADWMVEFRAGPAPMGMQALVSGGSGGGRAEPGVQPGRFPLQSMGRPNMPRQRPPESPR; encoded by the coding sequence ATGCAGCCCGAGGGGCCGCCCCGCAACGAATCCGGTGTGCCCGGTCCGGCCACTCCTTCCGGTGCGGGCTCCGGCGCTCGGAACCGTGAGACGCAGGGCAGGGATCTGACCGGGACGCCGTTCCCCCTCGGCGACTGGGGCGAACCCGCCCAGCGGCTCGACGAGCTGTACCGGTGGGTCGAGGCCGACGCGCTGCGCACCGCCGACTGGTATCTGGGCGACCGGGTGTGGAAGCGGCGCGGCGCACGGGCGCTGCGGCTGGGGACGGCGGCCGGGGTGGTCGCGGGAGCCGCGCTGCCGCTGCTGGACCTGACGGGCGCGCTGCACGGCGCTGCGGGCTGGGGGTATCTGTCGCTGCTGCTGGGCGCGGCGTGCATGGCGTGCGACCGGTACTTCGGCCTGACCTCGGGCTGGATAAGGAATCTCGCCACGGCCCAGGCCGTACAGCGCAGGCTCCAGGTGCTCCAGTTCGACTGGGCGTCGGAGTGCGTGCGCGAGGTGCTCGGCCCGGCCGAGGGGACGGCGAGCGAGGCGGCCGAACGGTGCCTGGGGGTGCTGCGGCGCTTCTCGGAGGACATCACGGAACTCGTGCGGTCGGAGACCGCGGACTGGATGGTGGAGTTCCGGGCCGGTCCCGCCCCGATGGGCATGCAGGCGCTGGTCTCGGGCGGCTCGGGCGGCGGGCGCGCGGAGCCGGGGGTCCAGCCGGGACGGTTCCCGTTGCAGTCGATGGGCCGGCCGAACATGCCGCGGCAGCGGCCGCCGGAGTCCCCGCGGTGA
- a CDS encoding GntR family transcriptional regulator: MRASGAVTRSTLRQQIADALRDEVLAGRLQPGREFTVKQIAEQYGVSATPVREALFDLSAQGLLESDQHRGFRVHEFTVADYRAMVEARTLVMDGVIRDVFAGPLPGSARQAVHRDALVSVRRRAEEASRAARGGDLDILIGYDLRFWRELGALVGNTYITDFLHRLRVHAWVFAVPYLRGDADARNWLWNGHPELVAAISHRDRDALRRAVEDYNNHSLNWADWLAARDPARPGGAPRPDGRDGPADGSRPTH, from the coding sequence ATGCGCGCGAGCGGAGCTGTCACACGCAGTACGCTGCGGCAGCAGATCGCGGACGCGCTGCGTGACGAGGTGCTCGCCGGGCGTTTGCAGCCGGGACGGGAGTTCACCGTCAAGCAGATCGCCGAGCAGTACGGGGTCTCCGCGACGCCCGTCCGCGAGGCGCTCTTCGACCTCTCCGCGCAGGGCCTGCTCGAATCCGACCAGCACCGCGGCTTCCGCGTCCACGAGTTCACCGTCGCGGACTACCGCGCGATGGTGGAGGCCCGCACCCTGGTCATGGACGGGGTCATCCGGGACGTCTTCGCGGGGCCGCTCCCCGGCTCCGCACGCCAGGCCGTCCACCGGGACGCGCTCGTCTCCGTACGCCGCCGGGCCGAGGAGGCCTCCCGCGCGGCGCGGGGCGGCGACCTGGACATCCTGATCGGCTACGACCTGCGCTTCTGGCGCGAACTGGGCGCCCTCGTGGGCAACACCTACATCACCGACTTCCTCCATCGGCTGCGCGTCCACGCGTGGGTGTTCGCCGTGCCGTACCTGCGGGGCGACGCCGACGCGCGGAACTGGCTGTGGAACGGGCACCCCGAACTCGTCGCCGCGATCTCGCACCGCGACCGTGACGCCCTGCGCAGGGCCGTCGAGGACTACAACAACCACTCCCTGAACTGGGCGGACTGGCTGGCGGCCCGGGATCCGGCCCGTCCGGGGGGCGCGCCCCGGCCGGACGGGCGGGACGGGCCCGCGGACGGGTCCCGCCCCACGCACTGA
- a CDS encoding aspartate aminotransferase family protein: MTPHLPVDSAAGAAVKAADRAHVFHSWSAQGLIDPLAVAGAEGSYFWDYDGNRYLDFTSGLVFTNIGYQHPTVVAAIQEQAGKMTTFAPAFAIESRSEAARLIAERTPGDLDKIFFTNGGAEAVENAVRMARLHTGRTKVLSAYRSYHGATSTAINLTGDPRRWASDNGSAGVVRFWAPFLYRSPFYAQTEAEECARALQHLEDTLAYEGPSTIAAIILETIPGTAGIMTPPPGYLAGVREICDRYGIVFVLDEVMAGFGRTGKWFAADHFDVTPDLMTFAKGVNSGYVPLGGVAISAEIAATFETRPYPGGLTYSGHPLACAAAVATIQVMEDEKVVENAAHIGENVLGPGLRELAENHPSVGEVRGLGAFWALELVRNKETREPLVPYNATGEANAPMAAFGAAAKKHGLWPFINMNRTHAVPACNVTEAEAKEGLAALDAALSVADEHTA, encoded by the coding sequence ATGACCCCTCATCTCCCTGTCGACTCCGCTGCCGGCGCGGCCGTCAAGGCCGCCGACCGCGCGCACGTGTTCCACTCCTGGTCCGCCCAGGGCCTGATCGACCCGCTCGCCGTCGCCGGCGCCGAGGGGTCGTACTTCTGGGACTACGACGGCAACCGCTACCTGGACTTCACCAGCGGCCTCGTCTTCACCAACATCGGCTACCAGCACCCCACCGTCGTCGCCGCGATCCAGGAGCAGGCGGGGAAGATGACGACCTTCGCGCCCGCCTTCGCGATCGAGTCACGCTCCGAGGCCGCCCGCCTCATCGCCGAGCGCACCCCCGGCGACCTGGACAAGATCTTCTTCACCAACGGCGGTGCCGAGGCCGTCGAGAACGCCGTCCGGATGGCCCGGCTGCACACCGGCCGTACGAAGGTTCTCTCCGCCTACCGCTCGTACCACGGCGCCACCTCCACCGCGATCAACCTGACCGGCGACCCGCGCCGCTGGGCGTCCGACAACGGCTCGGCGGGTGTCGTCCGGTTCTGGGCCCCGTTCCTCTACCGTTCGCCGTTCTACGCGCAGACCGAGGCGGAGGAGTGTGCCCGCGCGCTCCAGCACCTGGAGGACACCCTCGCCTACGAGGGCCCGTCGACCATCGCCGCGATCATCCTGGAGACCATCCCGGGCACGGCCGGCATCATGACCCCGCCGCCCGGCTACCTCGCCGGTGTCCGCGAGATCTGCGACCGGTACGGCATCGTCTTCGTCCTCGACGAGGTCATGGCGGGCTTCGGGCGCACCGGCAAGTGGTTCGCCGCCGACCACTTCGACGTCACGCCCGACCTGATGACCTTCGCCAAGGGCGTCAACTCCGGGTACGTGCCGCTCGGCGGTGTCGCCATCTCCGCCGAGATCGCCGCCACCTTCGAGACCCGCCCCTACCCGGGCGGCCTCACCTACTCCGGCCACCCGCTGGCCTGCGCCGCCGCCGTCGCCACCATCCAGGTGATGGAGGACGAGAAGGTCGTCGAGAACGCCGCCCACATCGGCGAGAACGTCCTCGGCCCCGGCCTGCGCGAACTCGCCGAAAACCACCCGTCGGTCGGTGAGGTCCGCGGCCTCGGCGCGTTCTGGGCGCTGGAGTTGGTCCGTAACAAGGAGACCCGCGAGCCGCTGGTCCCGTACAACGCGACGGGCGAGGCCAACGCGCCGATGGCGGCCTTCGGCGCCGCGGCGAAGAAGCACGGCCTGTGGCCCTTCATCAACATGAACCGCACACACGCCGTTCCTGCCTGCAACGTCACCGAGGCCGAGGCCAAGGAGGGCCTGGCCGCCCTCGACGCCGCACTGTCCGTGGCCGACGAGCACACCGCGTAA
- a CDS encoding type 1 glutamine amidotransferase family protein: MTRRTAHLAVYDTYADWETGHTTAHLAQNGFTVRTVGPTTGPVTSMGGLTVQPDLPLTGLRPEDSALLILPGAALWDSGDALAPFARTARTFLDAGVPVAAICGATAGLAREGLLDERTHTSAVPFYLAATGYAGGAHYTEADAVTDGDLITAGPTEPVAFAREVFARLGVYDEKKLDAWYRLFHDSDPSAYEVLQG, from the coding sequence ATGACCCGCCGGACCGCACACCTTGCCGTGTACGACACCTACGCAGACTGGGAGACCGGGCACACGACCGCCCACCTCGCCCAGAACGGCTTCACCGTCCGGACGGTCGGCCCCACCACCGGCCCCGTCACCAGCATGGGCGGACTGACCGTCCAGCCCGATCTGCCGCTCACCGGGCTGCGCCCCGAGGACAGTGCGCTGCTGATCCTGCCGGGCGCCGCCCTGTGGGACTCCGGCGACGCGCTCGCCCCCTTCGCCCGCACCGCGCGCACCTTCCTGGACGCGGGGGTGCCGGTCGCCGCGATCTGCGGGGCGACTGCGGGACTGGCTCGCGAGGGGCTGCTCGACGAACGGACGCACACGAGCGCGGTCCCGTTCTACCTGGCGGCCACCGGGTACGCGGGCGGCGCGCACTACACCGAGGCCGACGCCGTCACCGACGGCGACCTGATCACCGCCGGACCCACCGAACCGGTCGCGTTCGCCCGCGAGGTCTTCGCCCGTCTCGGGGTGTACGACGAGAAGAAGCTCGACGCCTGGTACCGGCTCTTCCACGATTCGGACCCGAGCGCGTACGAGGTGCTGCAGGGATGA
- a CDS encoding MarR family winged helix-turn-helix transcriptional regulator, giving the protein MSHADQDRLSRTALGIFHLNGRFLSVAEKLAAPAGLTAAWWQVLGAVITEPLPVSGIARSMGITRQAVQRIADLLVGKGLAEYLPNPAHRRAKLLRPTEEGRAAMSRINPGHAEFAARLARELGDEGFTETVRVLERLTRALETLGPPGLPGSLNPPDSSDAPPAP; this is encoded by the coding sequence ATGAGCCACGCGGACCAGGACCGGCTGAGCCGGACCGCCCTCGGGATCTTCCACCTCAACGGCAGGTTCCTCTCCGTGGCGGAGAAGCTGGCCGCTCCGGCCGGGCTGACCGCCGCGTGGTGGCAGGTGCTCGGCGCGGTGATCACCGAGCCGCTGCCGGTCTCCGGGATCGCTCGCTCGATGGGCATCACCCGGCAGGCCGTGCAGCGCATCGCCGATCTGCTGGTGGGCAAGGGCCTCGCGGAGTACCTCCCCAACCCGGCCCACCGTCGCGCGAAGCTGCTCCGCCCCACGGAGGAGGGCCGGGCCGCGATGTCCCGGATCAACCCGGGGCATGCGGAGTTCGCGGCGCGCCTGGCACGGGAGTTGGGGGACGAGGGGTTCACGGAGACGGTCCGGGTACTGGAGCGCCTGACCCGGGCGCTGGAGACCCTCGGGCCCCCGGGCCTTCCGGGCTCGCTGAACCCTCCCGACTCCTCGGACGCGCCGCCCGCCCCCTGA
- a CDS encoding serine/threonine-protein kinase, whose translation MEKLGSADPQRIGAYRLLGRLGAGGMGQVYLARSDRGRVVALKLVREELAAQQEFRDRFRQEVRAARRVGSTWTAPVLDADTEAAVPWVATGYVAGPSLQATVTGRANTAAGPAPGAYGPLPDRSVHILGTGLAHALRAIHGADLIHRDLKPSNILLTIDGPRVIDFGIARALDTVTDGGLTRTGALVGSPGFMSPEQVRGERVTPACDVFCLGAVLAYASTGRLPFGAAASGVHALLFRIAQEDPDLTGVPVDLVELIQDCLRKDPATRPSPDEILERLDEGDTAEPWLPGALIAQLGRHAVGLLDSEDPTGTVPKDTVPKDGEPRDTIPTDGEPAGAVPSDAVPGTEAATDTATVPAPPQAPPITSPAQTPGQVPEPAPPVPPAPPVAAHAHGLPTMVEPPTPAPSPAGAPPPGPASPAYAYPQLPAQPHPGQGYGYPQQPNPTQGYAYGYPQQPGFGPTPPYGPVQPAGAQPPPARRSAGSTIALVAVAVLVAIGAGGSVYALMNDRGAGTTASPTDSADPSPSDDSSHSPSPDGPQDPSPSDDGQNGDDEGVIPEEYVGTWSGSIDNAAGHSTRELVIQQGRVGDPVLTLTAEGPLDTGGSYRCVFQADLATDPSEGEPVSIGPSAVTEGEPMTSCTPGSSTTLTLLPDGTLSRVNTDSGEKLTYTKSG comes from the coding sequence ATGGAGAAGCTCGGGTCCGCCGATCCGCAACGCATCGGCGCCTACCGCCTGCTGGGCCGGCTCGGCGCGGGCGGCATGGGCCAGGTGTATCTGGCCCGATCCGACCGCGGACGCGTGGTCGCGCTCAAACTGGTCCGCGAGGAGCTCGCCGCACAGCAGGAGTTCCGCGACCGGTTCCGGCAGGAGGTGCGGGCCGCCCGCCGGGTCGGCTCCACCTGGACCGCTCCCGTGCTGGACGCCGACACCGAGGCCGCCGTTCCCTGGGTCGCCACCGGTTACGTCGCCGGCCCCTCCCTCCAGGCCACCGTCACCGGGCGTGCGAACACCGCGGCCGGCCCGGCCCCGGGGGCGTACGGCCCGCTGCCCGACCGCTCCGTCCACATCCTGGGCACCGGTCTCGCCCACGCCCTCCGGGCCATCCACGGCGCCGATCTCATCCACCGCGACCTCAAGCCGTCCAACATTCTGCTGACGATCGACGGCCCGCGGGTCATCGACTTCGGCATAGCCCGGGCGCTCGACACCGTCACGGACGGCGGCCTCACCCGCACCGGTGCCCTGGTCGGCTCCCCCGGCTTCATGTCGCCCGAGCAGGTGCGCGGCGAGCGCGTGACCCCGGCGTGCGACGTGTTCTGCCTGGGGGCGGTGCTCGCGTACGCCTCGACCGGGCGCCTTCCGTTCGGAGCGGCGGCCAGCGGGGTGCACGCGCTGCTGTTCCGGATCGCGCAGGAGGACCCGGACCTGACCGGCGTGCCGGTCGACCTCGTGGAACTGATCCAGGACTGTCTGCGCAAGGACCCGGCGACCCGTCCGTCGCCGGACGAGATCCTGGAGCGGCTGGACGAGGGAGACACCGCCGAGCCCTGGCTGCCGGGCGCCCTCATCGCCCAACTCGGGCGCCATGCCGTGGGCCTGCTGGACTCGGAGGACCCGACGGGCACGGTCCCCAAGGACACGGTCCCGAAGGACGGGGAACCAAGGGACACGATCCCGACGGACGGGGAACCGGCCGGCGCCGTCCCCTCCGACGCCGTCCCCGGAACGGAGGCCGCCACCGACACGGCCACCGTCCCGGCACCCCCGCAGGCCCCACCGATTACGTCGCCGGCGCAAACGCCGGGTCAGGTACCGGAACCGGCACCTCCCGTGCCCCCCGCACCGCCCGTCGCAGCCCATGCGCACGGACTGCCCACCATGGTCGAGCCCCCCACGCCCGCTCCCTCTCCGGCCGGAGCCCCACCACCCGGGCCGGCCTCCCCCGCGTACGCCTATCCGCAACTGCCCGCACAGCCGCACCCGGGCCAGGGATACGGCTATCCGCAGCAGCCGAACCCCACCCAGGGCTACGCGTACGGCTATCCGCAGCAGCCGGGCTTCGGGCCCACGCCCCCGTACGGCCCGGTCCAGCCGGCCGGTGCCCAGCCGCCGCCCGCGCGCCGCAGTGCCGGGTCGACCATCGCCCTCGTCGCCGTCGCGGTGCTCGTCGCCATCGGGGCGGGCGGGTCCGTCTACGCGCTCATGAACGACCGCGGCGCGGGCACCACGGCCTCCCCCACCGACTCGGCCGATCCCTCCCCGTCGGACGACTCCTCCCACTCCCCTTCCCCGGACGGCCCGCAGGATCCGTCGCCCAGCGACGACGGGCAGAACGGGGACGACGAGGGAGTCATCCCGGAGGAGTACGTGGGCACCTGGTCCGGCAGCATCGACAACGCCGCCGGCCACTCCACCCGCGAACTCGTCATCCAGCAGGGCCGGGTGGGCGACCCCGTCCTCACTCTCACCGCGGAGGGGCCGCTGGACACCGGCGGCTCCTACCGCTGCGTCTTCCAGGCGGATCTCGCGACGGATCCGTCCGAAGGCGAACCGGTCAGCATCGGGCCGTCCGCGGTGACGGAGGGGGAGCCGATGACGTCCTGCACACCGGGCAGCTCCACCACGCTCACCCTGCTCCCGGACGGCACGCTGAGCCGGGTGAACACGGACTCCGGCGAGAAGCTCACGTACACGAAGTCCGGCTGA
- a CDS encoding YncE family protein: MRPTFTVGVDVIIRTRRISTATSLAVLFSSVVLVGGAANPAAADSSKFLPAASLGDIVADGVHKRVFISDPTGGKVLVADYNGSVVATIPSLPGVTGLDLSADSGTLYAAVPGADAIVAIDTAALKESARYATGSDTDPKYPALAGGKLWFGYGSAGAGQIGSLDLSGAEPVVSLGQDTNNTWYAAPTLASAPGAPGVLAAGIEGQSPTELATYDVASGTATRTAYTRTDGGNMRDLALSPDGTQVVVASGYPYTHQGYRTSDLTPGIAYPSDSYPNAVDIAPNGMVAAGIDGWYSPDVYVYKPGSTAKPVRTYEFPNTGNNSGSDTLDPAGLAWAPDSGRLFAVTVNSLGVRSLRVLTDPVRSVTTVKVSAPAKATRGKKLTVTGTAASNSAFAAGARATVTRTDIESPKGKALPSVALKSNGAFAFTDTPTAGGTVTYKVSYAGDATHAAGSGSDKVAVSRAATSLSLNRNKALYAYGTDVSFTAHLGTTYKNRTVELWVDPYGADKPKRLARTGKVNSKGNLSTTVDMTRDTTVTAVFRGDGRYAARTVASTAYAKVRVSTSVAKQYKTARIGSTSYAYFHKKTNPAFTTTMSYYKNRKYRLSLELYYAGKWYDAGSQYFKLGTSGKSTVTLTGTHETGYRMRVRASYVNNTSGDYVNSTTHGAWKYFYFTK; encoded by the coding sequence ATGCGGCCCACATTCACCGTGGGGGTAGACGTCATCATTCGTACACGAAGAATCTCCACCGCGACCTCGCTCGCGGTCCTCTTCAGCTCGGTCGTACTGGTCGGTGGTGCGGCGAACCCCGCCGCCGCCGACTCCAGCAAGTTCCTCCCTGCCGCGTCCCTGGGCGACATCGTCGCCGACGGCGTGCACAAACGCGTGTTCATCAGCGACCCGACGGGCGGCAAGGTCCTCGTCGCCGACTACAACGGTTCGGTCGTGGCGACGATCCCGTCGCTCCCCGGAGTGACGGGCCTCGACCTGTCCGCCGACTCCGGCACGCTCTACGCCGCCGTACCGGGCGCCGACGCCATCGTCGCCATCGACACGGCGGCGCTCAAGGAGTCCGCCCGCTACGCCACCGGAAGCGACACGGACCCGAAGTACCCGGCGCTCGCGGGCGGCAAGCTCTGGTTCGGGTACGGCTCGGCCGGCGCGGGCCAGATCGGTTCGCTCGACCTGTCCGGCGCCGAGCCGGTCGTGAGCCTGGGCCAGGACACGAACAACACCTGGTACGCGGCACCGACCCTGGCATCCGCCCCCGGCGCACCCGGCGTACTGGCCGCCGGTATCGAGGGCCAGAGCCCGACGGAGCTGGCCACGTACGACGTGGCCTCGGGCACGGCCACGCGGACCGCGTACACCCGCACCGACGGGGGCAACATGCGCGATCTCGCGCTCAGCCCGGACGGTACCCAGGTCGTGGTGGCCAGCGGCTACCCGTACACCCACCAGGGCTACCGCACGTCGGATCTCACGCCCGGGATCGCGTACCCGTCCGACTCGTACCCCAACGCCGTCGACATCGCCCCGAACGGCATGGTCGCCGCCGGCATCGACGGCTGGTACTCGCCGGACGTGTACGTGTACAAGCCGGGGTCCACCGCCAAGCCGGTGCGGACCTACGAATTCCCCAACACCGGTAACAACAGCGGTTCGGACACCCTGGACCCGGCCGGTCTGGCCTGGGCACCGGACTCCGGCCGGCTGTTCGCCGTCACCGTGAACAGTCTCGGTGTCCGTTCGCTGCGGGTGCTCACCGACCCCGTCAGATCCGTGACCACGGTCAAGGTCAGCGCCCCGGCGAAGGCGACGCGCGGCAAGAAGCTCACGGTCACCGGCACAGCGGCGTCGAACAGCGCCTTCGCGGCGGGCGCCAGGGCGACGGTGACGCGTACCGACATCGAGTCGCCCAAGGGCAAGGCACTGCCCTCGGTGGCGCTGAAGTCCAACGGCGCGTTCGCCTTCACCGACACCCCGACCGCGGGCGGCACGGTCACCTACAAGGTCTCGTACGCGGGTGACGCCACCCACGCCGCGGGATCGGGCAGCGACAAGGTCGCCGTCTCCCGTGCGGCCACCTCGCTGTCCCTGAACCGCAACAAGGCGCTGTACGCCTACGGCACCGATGTGTCGTTCACCGCCCACCTCGGCACGACGTACAAGAACCGCACCGTCGAACTGTGGGTGGACCCGTACGGCGCGGACAAGCCCAAGAGGCTGGCGCGGACCGGCAAGGTCAACTCCAAGGGCAACCTGTCCACCACGGTCGACATGACCCGGGACACCACCGTCACCGCCGTCTTCAGAGGTGACGGCCGCTACGCGGCCAGGACGGTCGCCTCCACGGCGTACGCGAAGGTGAGGGTCTCGACCTCCGTCGCCAAGCAGTACAAGACGGCCAGGATCGGCTCCACTTCGTACGCCTACTTCCACAAGAAGACCAACCCGGCCTTCACCACGACGATGAGCTACTACAAGAACCGCAAGTACCGGCTCTCCCTGGAGCTCTACTACGCGGGCAAGTGGTACGACGCGGGCTCGCAGTACTTCAAGCTCGGCACCAGCGGCAAGTCGACCGTGACGCTGACCGGGACGCACGAGACGGGCTACCGGATGCGTGTCCGGGCCTCGTACGTCAACAACACGTCCGGCGACTACGTGAACTCGACCACCCACGGCGCCTGGAAGTACTTCTACTTCACCAAGTAG